One region of Gemmatimonadales bacterium genomic DNA includes:
- a CDS encoding LemA family protein, which yields MKRVILAVAAVVLSGCGYNRIQTLDEQVNSFKSQIEVQLQRRADLVPNLVETVRGFAQQEQTVFGAVADARARLGGAVQSGNLGQMAEANQGLTSALGRLLAISEAYPELKSNENFRALQDQLEGTENRIATSRQDYNNSVQEYNGYIRKFPQLLTAKVIGKGAREYFEVTAPGAREAPRVNLTAPAPPAR from the coding sequence CGGCTACAACAGGATCCAGACGCTGGACGAGCAGGTGAACTCGTTCAAGAGCCAGATCGAGGTTCAGCTCCAGAGGCGCGCGGACCTGGTGCCGAACCTGGTGGAGACGGTGCGCGGGTTCGCGCAGCAGGAGCAGACGGTCTTCGGCGCGGTGGCGGACGCGCGGGCGCGTCTGGGCGGTGCGGTGCAGAGCGGGAACCTGGGGCAGATGGCGGAGGCCAACCAGGGACTCACCAGCGCGCTGGGCCGGCTGCTCGCGATCTCGGAGGCGTACCCGGAGCTCAAGTCGAACGAGAACTTCCGGGCGCTCCAGGACCAGCTTGAGGGCACGGAGAACCGCATCGCGACGTCGCGCCAGGACTACAACAACTCGGTGCAGGAGTACAACGGGTACATCCGGAAGTTCCCGCAGCTGCTGACGGCGAAGGTGATCGGGAAGGGCGCGCGCGAGTACTTCGAGGTGACGGCGCCGGGGGCGCGGGAGGCGCCGAGAGTGAACTTGACGGCGCCGGCTCCGCCGGCGCGCTAG